The following coding sequences are from one Melopsittacus undulatus isolate bMelUnd1 chromosome 14, bMelUnd1.mat.Z, whole genome shotgun sequence window:
- the UBXN11 gene encoding UBX domain-containing protein 11 encodes MAADTAQADTELKSSLMQKITLLEQKIAEQAQEIQLKDRRIAELEEKMKTLQKEEDPPDSFTTEELEIRYLQLQLQVWQMEQFLNDYGLIWVGERSEELEDIELLKDEEEQPGRSFWKPGEAVVPQHHIDFDLLLEKVKDLNLLAGEGTSHIEHKPGGARLRQPEPLPLTLYQNGIVMFNGPFRPYADPSTQQCLQDIMDGYFPSELQMRYPDGIPLQVTDRRNMEFQDRDPPGSFPGHGQVVGHSKPSEGQETTQIPGPKISLEQLLNELSKPLKHRGEAIGAHNSGRAAQQASEGVRSSKEILVETPRLPALERVKAAEEAEAPAPGVCTLRIRSESGEQMYIIKMLFTETIGDLRQHLARARGGDFDSCEIISTFPKRVYSDNSQSLQECGLTSNACLLLQRPWPARGLQTA; translated from the exons ATGGCGGCGG ACACAGCTCAGGCTGACACGGAGCTCAAATCCTCCCTGATGCAAAAAATCACTCTGTTGGAACAAAAAATAGCAGAACAAGCACAAGAAATCCAACTGAAG GACAGGAGGATTGCTGAGCTTGAAGAGAAGATGAAGACCCTTCAGAAAGAAGAAG ATCCTCCTGACTCATTCACAACAGAGGAACTGGAAATTAGGtaccttcagctgcagctccaggtcTGGCAAATGGAG CAGTTTCTGAACGACTATGGTctgatttgggttggagagAGATCTGAAGAACTGGAAGACATAGAATTGCTCAAGGATGAAGAAGAGCAGCCAGGAAGGAGCTTCTGGAAGCCAG GTGAAGCAGTTGTTCCCCAACACCACATTGATTTTGATTTACTCTTGGAGAAGGTGAAGGACCTGAACTTGCTGGCTGGAGAGGGCACCTCTCACATCGAGCACAAGCCTGGGGGAGCTCGGCTCAGGCAGCCAGAACCCCTCCCTCTCACACTGTATCAGAATGGGATTGTCATGTTCAACGGACCCTTTCGGCCCTATGCGGACCCATCCACACAG CAATGCCTACAGGATATTATGGATGGCTATTTCCCTTCGGAGCTGCAGATGCGTTACCCTGATGGCATCCCATTGCAG GTCACTGACAGAAGGAACATGGAATTTCAGGACAGAGACCCTCCAGGGAGTTTTCCTGGTCACGGCCAAGTGGTTGGCCATTCAAAACCAAGTGAGGGGCAGGAAACCACCCAGATCCCAG GTCCCAAAATCTCCTTGGAGCAGCTTCTCAATGAGCTTTCCAAGCCCTTGAAACACAGAGGAGAGGCAATTGGTGCCCACAACtcaggcagagcagcacagcag GCTTCTGAAGGGGTGCGCAGCAGCAAAGAGATCCTGGTGGAGACACCCAGGCTGCCTGCCCTGGAGAG GGTGAAGGCGGCTGAAGAGGCTGAAGCTCCTGCCCCTGGTGTCTGCACTCTCCGCATCAGATCAGAGAGCGGGGAGCAGATGTACATCATAAAGATGCTGTTCACGGAGACCATCGGGGACCTGCGCCAGCACCTCGCCCGTGCCAG GGGTGGAGACTTCGACTCCTGTGAGATCATCAGTACCTTTCCCAAGAGGGTGTACTCGGACAACTCACAGAGCCTGCAGGAATGTGGCCTGACCTCCAACGCCTGCTTACTGCTGCAGAGACCCTGGCCAGCAAGAGGGCTACAAACAGCTTAA
- the SH3BGRL3 gene encoding SH3 domain-binding glutamic acid-rich-like protein 3 → MSTLKVYSTSVTGSREIKSQQSEVTRILDGKNIKYELVDISQDNALREEMRAKAGNPKAIPPQIVNGDHYCGDYELFVEAVEQNTLQEFLKLA, encoded by the exons ATGAGCACCCTCAAGGTTTACAGCACCTCGGTGACCGGCTCCAGGGAG ATCAAATCCCAACAGAGCGAAGTAACCCGAATCCTCGATGGGAAAAACATCAAGTACGAGCTGGTGGACATCTCGCAGGACAACGCTCTGCGGGAGGAGATGAGGGCAAAGGCCGGTAACCCCAAAGCTATCCCACCCCAGATCGTCAACGGAGACCACTACTGCGGG GATTATGAGCTCTTTGTGGAAGCTGTGGAGCAGAACACCCTGCAGGAGTTCCTGAAGTTGGCCTGA